One window of the Streptomyces sp. TS71-3 genome contains the following:
- a CDS encoding ABC transporter permease yields the protein MSRADELTGAPEPTPTPASNPASTPNPTSASNPASTPNPTSASNPASTPNPTSAAAPARVPAPSPGKPGTTAGRPPRLGGWLTLFRSELTITFRRWRTLALLAVLAAVPVLVGIAVKLETDGGGSAGPGGGDGGPPFIAQVTNNGLFLVFTALAATLPFFLPMSVGVIAGDAVAGEAHGGTLRYLLVAPAGRTRLLLVKYATVMTFCLVATVTVAVFALATGALLFPLGEVTTISGTTIGFGDGLLRALLIALLVAASLLGLAALGLFISTLTSSGIAAMATTVGLLITLQILDVIPQLHGIRPYFFSHYWLSFADVMRQPVYWTDVLRNLGLQAVYAAVFGSAAWARFTTKDVTA from the coding sequence ATGTCGCGGGCTGACGAACTGACCGGAGCACCGGAACCGACCCCGACCCCGGCCTCGAACCCGGCCTCGACCCCGAACCCGACCTCGGCCTCGAACCCGGCCTCGACCCCGAACCCGACCTCGGCCTCGAACCCGGCCTCGACCCCGAACCCGACCTCGGCCGCGGCACCGGCACGAGTACCGGCCCCCTCGCCGGGGAAGCCCGGCACCACAGCCGGCCGTCCGCCCCGCCTCGGCGGCTGGCTCACCCTGTTCCGCAGCGAGCTGACCATCACGTTCCGCCGCTGGCGCACCCTCGCGCTGCTCGCGGTGCTGGCCGCCGTGCCGGTGCTGGTCGGCATCGCCGTGAAGCTGGAGACCGACGGCGGCGGGAGCGCGGGGCCCGGCGGCGGGGACGGCGGCCCGCCGTTCATCGCCCAGGTCACGAACAACGGCCTGTTCCTCGTGTTCACCGCGCTCGCCGCCACCCTGCCGTTCTTCCTGCCGATGTCGGTCGGGGTGATCGCGGGCGACGCCGTCGCGGGCGAGGCGCACGGCGGCACGCTGCGCTACCTGCTGGTCGCGCCCGCGGGCCGGACCCGCCTGCTGCTCGTCAAGTACGCCACCGTCATGACGTTCTGCCTGGTGGCGACCGTGACCGTGGCCGTCTTCGCGCTGGCCACCGGAGCACTGCTCTTCCCGCTCGGCGAGGTCACCACCATCTCCGGCACCACCATCGGCTTCGGCGACGGCCTGCTGCGCGCGCTGCTGATCGCCCTGCTGGTCGCCGCGTCACTGCTGGGGCTCGCGGCGCTCGGCCTGTTCATCTCCACGCTGACCAGCAGCGGCATCGCCGCCATGGCGACCACCGTCGGGCTGCTGATCACGCTCCAGATCCTCGACGTGATCCCCCAGCTGCACGGGATCCGGCCGTACTTCTTCTCGCACTACTGGCTGTCCTTCGCGGACGTGATGCGCCAGCCCGTCTACTGGACCGACGTGCTCAGGAACCTGGGCCTCCAGGCCGTGTACGCGGCGGTGTTCGGCTCGGCGGCCTGGGCGCGGTTCACGACGAAGGACGTCACGGCGTAG